Below is a genomic region from Delftia tsuruhatensis.
GTTCTTCGGCACCCATGACCCGACCACGCTCGATCGCCAGGGCAACGATGTGGGAACGCAGTACCGCAGCGGCATCTACACCACGGACGACCGGCAGGCCGAGGTGGCGCGCACGCTGATCTCCGAGCTGACCCAGGCCGGCGCCTACGATGCGCCCATCGTCACCGAGGTGCAGCCGCTGGCCAGCTACTGGCCCGCCGAGGCGTACCACCAAGACTATTTCCTGCACCACCCCAACCAGGGCTACTGCGCGTTCGTCGTGGGCCCCAAGGTGCAGAAATTCCGGGGAGCCTTTGCGCGCTGGGTCAGGGAGTGAGTGCGGGCGGGCATCTGTAAGCAGGTGTGATTTGCGGGCATAATGCAATCGAGTTGCAATAGTGCCCGCTGCGGCCACCAGCCTTTTCTCCATGTCCTCCTCTGCTTGCTTGTCCCTGCCTGCCGGCATGCGCTCCACCCGGGCCACGCGCGCCGTGCTGGCGCTGTGGACGCGACATGCCGACGCGCTGTTGAGCGAGGCCGAGGTGGAGGTCGCCCTGCATGCGCAGGGCGTGAAGGTCAACCGGGTCACCGTCTACCGGTTGCTCGATCGCCTGGCCCAGGCCGGGTTGCTGCGGCGTACGGTCGATGCGGCGCGCGTGGCACGTTACGGCCGTTGCACGCAGGGCGCGACCCAGGAGGCCGGTGCGGCGGCGCATTTCGAATGTGCGGACTGCCACAGCGCCTTCCGGCTGGGTGGCGAGGTCGCAGAGCCTTTGCGGGCGGCGCTGTCTCAGTTGCGCCAGGCGCTGGAGGCCAGCGGCCTGCAGGGCCGGGCCATCGATGTGTCGGTCACCGGCCTGTGCCGGGACTGCGGCGACGGGGCCGGTGCCCGGCCTGCGTGAGGCGGCCCTCACACACCCGTTCCCATTCCTTTTCTTCTCAGCCATCGCATGGATATCCAGGATCTTGCATGACCTTTGCCCCGCTCCGTTCCGCTTCCCTGATTCTGGTGGCCGCCTTGCTGGCGCCGCAGGTCCGCGCGCATGACCATGAGCACGTTCATGCCCAGGGCCGGCCGGCCGCCGGGGCCACGGGCACGTCGGCGCCGCTGGATGCCCACGCCCGTGCCGACATGGAGCGCCACCGGGCCATGGCCAAGGCCCACGAGGCCGCCGCGCAATGCCTTGCCGCCGGCCGCGACCACGAACAGTGCCAAAAGCAGCTGCAGCTGGACTGCAAGGGCCTGGCGCTGGGCAAGTTCTGCGGCATGCGCCACGCGCATTGAGCCGCGCCCCAGGCTTTGTGACAGGGTTGTGAATCCCCGGCCTGTATTTGAAGCATACACTTTGCGCTTCCCGAACCGTCGCTGATCCATCCATGTCTTTCCCGCCCCCGGACCGCACTGCGACGGCGCCTGCCCCATGGCAGGCGCCGCGCGCCGTCGTGTGGCGCAGGGGGTGGTTGCTGGCCTGGCTGCTGGTCTGCTCCCTGGCGCTGGCCCCGTTGCTGGGCCAGATGCACCGTGTGGTGCATGCGGGGGGACTGGCGGCAGCGACGCTGCATCGGCCTGCGCAGGTGGAGGCCGAGGCTGCCTGCGCCTCCTGCACCGCTCCCATCGATTGGGTGCATGCATTGTTCTCGGGCCATGGTCCCGCCGACTGCCAGTTGCTGGACCAGTTGCACGACGGCATGGCCGGACCGCCATCCGCCGTGGTCCTGCCGCCTGTCTGGGCCGAGCAGGCCCGTCCCATGCCGCCTGCCATGGTGCGCGATGGCCGAACGCTGGCGGCTTTCTTCGATGCGCGGGCTCCCCCGCACTGTGCTCCTGCCCGCCTGGCGGCCTGAACCTCTGGCGGGTGCCGTGCGCGCCCGCCGGGCTCGGCGCCGCGTTGCCGCGCCCGTCCCGCATTGCTTGCGCACGGGGGTCGCGCCCAGGACCGGCAGCTCCTGAATGCTTTTTCCGATCGGAGGTCCGCGCACCTGCCTGGCAGGCCGCGGCCGTCCGTTTTCGATGCCATTTTTGCAGCGCGCGGATCGCCACGCCCGAGGGCCCGTGGCCGCGCGCGGCCAGGAAGACCAGTGATGAGAGTGACAACACAGCAATACCACCAGGACGCAAAGGCCCCGGGGGAGAGGATGAAGCTGCGCCCCCTGCTGCAGCAGCTGCTGCTGGCGGGCGTGCTCGGGCCGGCCATGGGGGCCACGGCCCTGGCCGCCGAACCTGAAGGCGGGGCCGCCGCCGCGGCCCGGGCAGACACACAGCGCGGGTCAGGTCCCGTGCTCAACGAGGTGACGGTCAAGGCCAGCGGCCTGGGCCTGTCCTCCGAGGACATGTCCACGCCGGCCACCGTGCTGGAAAGCGACGTGCTGACACTGCGCCAGGCCGCCACGCTGGGCGAGACGCTGGACGGTGAGCCCGGCATCCACGCCAGCCATTTCGGAGCCGGTGCCAGCCGGCCCATCATCCGCGGCATGGATGGGCCGCGCGTGCAGATCCTCAGCGATGGATCCGAGTTGCATGACGCCTCGACCATCAGCCCCGACCACGCGGTGGCCAGCGAGCCCATGCTGGCCACGCAGATCGAGGTGCTGCGCGGCCCCTCCGCGCTGATCTACGGTGGGGGTGGCGCCATGGGCGGCGTGGTCAATATCCTGGACGACAAGATTCCCACCGCCATCCCCACCAACGGCATCACCGGCTCGGCCCAGCTGCGCGGCAGCACGGGCGCGGGCGAGACGGCCGGAGCGTTCTCGCTGACGGGCGGCGCGGGCCAGCTGGCCATCCACGCGGAAGGCATGGCGCGTGATGCGGGCGACTACCGCGTGGGCAGTGGCTGGGCGCCCAATGGCCAGTCCCAGGGCAAGGTGGCCGGCAGCTTCAACCGCACGGACACGGGCAGCCTGGGTCTGTCCTGGATCGGCACCCAGGGCTACCTGGGTCTGGCCTATACGCGCCAGACCGCGCGCTACGGCCTGCCGGGCCACAACCACAGCTTCGAGGGCTGCCACACCCATGGCGACCACCTGCACTGCGGTGGCCATGACCACGGGCATGACGAGGACGGCCATGACCATGGAGACGAACATGACCATGACCATGCGAGCGTTCCTGTGGTCGATCTCGTCAGCGAGCGCTGGGATCTGCGCGGTGAATGGCGCAATCCGACGGCGGGCATCGCGGCGCTGCGCGTGCGCGGCGGCTGGACGGACTACCGCCACGACGAGATCGAGGACGGGCAGGTGTCGACCACCTTCAAGAACCGTGCCCACGACCTGCGCGTGGAGGCCGAGCACCAGCCCATCGCCGGCTGGCGTGGGGTCATCGGCCTGCAGACCGTGCAGCGCAGGTTCAGCGCCGAGGGCGAGGAAGCCTATGTGCAGCCCACCGAGACCCGCCGCAACAGCATCTACCTGCTGGAGGAATACCGCTGGCAGGACTGGCGCTGGCAGGCCGCGCTGCGCCACGAGCGCCAGACCGTGGATGCAGAGCGCAGCGCCATCTCGCGCAGCCACAACGGCACCTCGTTCTCGCTGGGGTCGGTCTGGAAGTTCACGCCGGGCTACAGCCTCTCGGCGTCGCTGACGCAGGGCAGCCGTCTGCCCACGGCCGAAGAGCTCTATGCCAACGGCCTGCACATGGCGACCTCCACCTATGAGCGCGGCAATGCCGATCTCAAGCGCGAGCGCTCCCAGGCACTGGACATCGGCCTGCGCAAGAGCTCGGGCGACACCACCTTCAGCGTCAATGCCTTCCACCATCGCGTCAAGGGCTACATCTATGGCGCCACGCTGGATGAGGTGGATGGCCTGCAACTGCTGCAATACACCCAGGCTGACGCGCGCTTCACGGGCGTGGAGGGCCAGGTGCGGCAGAAGCTGTCGCGCCAGTGGGGTGTGACCCTGTTCGGCGATGCGGTGCGCGCCCGGCTGGAGGACGGCTCGCGCCTGCCGCGCATCCCCGCCGCACGCGTCGGCGTGCGCGTGGACACCTTCTGGAAGGGCTGGGATGCCCAGGCCGAATGGGTGCAGGTGCTGCGCCAGAACCGCACGGCCGCCTTCGAGACGCAGACCGACGGCTACGGCATGCTCAACCTCTCGGCCAGCTATACGCTGCGCACGGCAGGCGGCATGCCCTGGCAGATCTTCATCAAGGGCCAGAACCTGACCAACCGCCTGGCCTTCGCCCATACCTCGTTCATCAAGAACGCGGCGCCGCTGATGGGGCGCAACATCACCGTGGGGGTGAAGGTCTCCTTCTGAGGTCTGTCCGGCCCCACCCGGGGTCGCGAGTCGCCTGCGCTACAGGTAGTGGCGCAGGTGGCGCAGGGCACGTGCGCTTTCCACACCGATCAGCCGCACCACCTCGGACTCGGACCGGCCATCGCGCAGCCACTGCACGATGGCCGTGTTGCGCAGCACCTGGGGGCCGACGCGGTGCAGCGGCGCCTTCTGGCTGGACGCGTGCTGCGCCGCATGGGCGCGCTGCAGCAGCTGCGAGGCCACATGGAACAGCACGCGCACCGACAGCGGCTGGCCTTCACGCGAATAGAAGACCGGCGCATCGGGCCGGATGGCTTCGGGGCCACGTTGTCCGGCGCTGAAGCCGTGCCAGTCGCGCAGCGCCAGGGCGACCGCCTCCGGCAACTCCAGCACACGTTGCTGCGCGGCGCGTGCGCCATCGATATGCAGCGTGGTCGGCAGGCCCGTTGGTGGTGCGGTTCCCTGGACGTCGCGCCAGTGCAGTCCGCGGACTTCCTCGGGTGCCAGGGCCAGTGCGTACAACAACAGCAAGATGGCACGGTCGCGCGCGGATTGGAAGCCGTCGGCCACCGGAAAATGGCGGGGCAGGGCCTGCCACAGCGGTGCGGGCAGGCAATGGCCCTGGCCGTCCTCGGCGGGAGGGCGCTCCGGTGCGGACAGCCCGGCAGCAGGGTTGGCCATGACCCAGCCATGCTCCAGGGCGTGGTCGTAGATGCGTTCCAGCAGCCGCCAATAGCGTCGGCGCGTGACTTCGCTGATGCGGCGCCCGGGCAGGTGGTGCGAGACCTGCCCTTGGCGCGGGCGCAGGAAGTTCTGTACGTCCACGGCCGTGGCCTGCTGCCAGGCATGGACTGGTGCCCCGGTGCCGCAGGGGGCCGGGCCCGCCGTGGCGGGGTGTTCGCCCGGGGCGCGGGCGCCTGAATCCTGCAGGCTGCGCAGCCAGGCTCGCCAGACGGTCTCGTAGCCGCTGTCAGGGGCCGTGTCCAGGGCATTCCAGCCTTTGGAGCCTTCACAGGCCAGCCATTGGCGAAAGAGTGCCGGCCCGTCAGGAGCCAGGAGCGTTGCAGCGGGCGAGGGAGCAGTGGAGGCTGGCATGCGGGTGGGTACAGGCAAGGGGTGTCGCTGGTGATGTGTGGGTCTTGAATGTAACTTACATGAGTTGTAAAAACAAACCTTACAACGGAAGGTCGATATTTGTGGCGACAAGTCGCCAGAAACAGGGCATCACGAACTGGCCACGCCCGACGGTTGTGGCGGCGCATAATCTGCGCGCGCCGCAGACCTGTACAGGTGGCGCCTCTCTCTCCTGTCCCGGCTCCGCTTCCGTGAACTCTCCTGTCTTCGCCTCCCTCATCCCGGTGATCCTGTGCATCGGTGCCGGATTTCTCGCGGCCCGCCTGGGCTGGGTCCGGTCGGCTGCCATCAAGGACCTGTCCAACCTGGTCTTCCTCGTTCTCACACCGGCCCTGCTGTTCCGCACCATGGGCGCCGTGCGTGTACAGGAGCTGAACTTCCAGCCGGTGGCCCTGTACTTTCTGGCGACCGGGCTGATCTTCGTGGTGTCCATGGGGCTGGCCGGCTTCTCCACGCGTTCGGCCGCGCGAGGGCTGGCCAACATGTTCAGCAACACGGTCATGATCGGTGTACCGCTGGTCGGGCTGGTCCATGGCGAGGCAGGGCTGGTCACGCTGTTCACCCTGGTCTCCCTGCATGCGCTGATCCTGCTGACGGCAGCCACCGTGGTGTTCGAGCTGGCGGAGGCACGCGAGAACCAGCGTGCGGGCCGCAGCGCGCCGCGCCCCCTGTGGCGCACGGTGCTGCAGGCCGTGCGCAACGGCATCGTGCATCCGGTGCCGTTGCCCATCCTGGCCGGCCTGCTGTTCGCGCAGACGGGCCTGGTCCTGCCGGGGGTGGTGGATCGCTCGCTGCAGGTGCTGGGCCAGGCGCTGGGGCCCATGGCCCTGCTGCTGGTGGGCGTCACGCTGGCCTACACCAAGGTCGGGCGCAACCTGCGCGAGGCCGTAGGCATCGCGCTCGTCAAGAATCTCGTGCACCCGCTGCTGCTGCTGGCACTGGCATGGGCTTTCGGCCTGAACGGCCTGCCCGTGGCGGTGATGTTCACGGCGGCAGCGCTGCCCGTGGGCGCCAACGTATTCCTTTTCACGCAGCGCTATGGCGTGATGCAGGAGGAGGTGTCGGCCAGCATCGCGGTGTCCACGGCGCTGGCCCTGGTCACCGTGCCGCTGATGCTGGTGCTGGCCCAGCGCCTGCTGGGCTGACCGGCCTCAGCGCATCAGTGCCTCACGGCGCCAGACGCTGGCGCAGCCAGGCGCCGCCTTCGAACTGGTAGCACAGGCGGTCGTGCAGGCGGCTCTTGCGGCCCTGCCAGAACTCCCAGCGGTCGGGCACGAGCCTGAATCCGCCCCAGTGCGGCGGGCGCGGCGGGTTGAGCAGGAACTGTGCGCCGTACTTGGCCGCATTGGCCACCAGCACGCTGCGGCCGCTGATGACCTGGCTTTGCGGGCTGGCCCAGGCGCCGATGCGCGAGTCCAGCGGACGGCTGTTGAAGTAGGCGTCGCTTTCCTCGTCGCTGACCTTTTCCACGCGGCCCTCGATGCGCACCACGCGCTCCAGCTCCACCCAGTGGAACTGCAGCGCCGCGAACGGGTTGCCGGCCAGCTGCTGGCCCTTTCGGCTGTCGTAGTTGGTGTACCAGACCAGGCCGCGCTCGTCATAGCCCTTGATGAGCACGATGCGGGTGCTGGGGCGCAGGTCCCCGCCCACCGTGGCCAGCGTCATGGCATTGGGTTCGGGTACCTGGGCGCGCAGGGCTTCCTGCAGCCATTGGTCAAACTGCTGCAGCGGATCGGCCTGGGAGGCCGATTCGCTCAGTTCCGCGCGCTCGTAGCTTTTGCGCAGGTCGGCGATCGAGGTGGATAAGCTGCTCATGGCCTGCATTGTGCCTCCGCCAGGGGCCCGCCGGCCGCGCTACATTTGCGCATGCGCACAGTCCTTGACGATCTCTCTTGCGTGCTGATCCTGGCCTCGGGCCGTGGCGAGCGGTTTCGCGCCTCGGGCGGCACCATGCACAAGCTGGCCGCGCCCCTGGGCGCCAGCACGGTGCTGGAGCACACCCTGGCCGCCGTGCGCGCCAGCGGTCTGCCATGGCATCTGGAGGATGCGGGCCATCCCGGCATGGGGGACTCGCTGGCCGCCGCCGTGCGCGCCACGGCAGGCGCCTCCGGCTGGCTGGTGTTGCCGGGCGATCTGCCGCTGGTGCAGCCGCAGACGCTGCGCAAGGTAGCCGATGCCTTGCGCAACGGCGCGCAGGCGGCGCAGCCCGTGCATGCCGGCGAGCGCGGGCATCCCGTGGGCTTTGGCGCGGCTTGCGGCCCGGCGCTCATGGCCTTGAGCGGACAGCAAGGCGGCTCGCCCGTGCTCAAGGCCCTGCGCGAGGCGGGGGCAGTGGTCTTGGTGCAGGTCGACGATGCCGGCGTGCTCGCCGACATCGATACGCTTCAGGATCTGGCCCGCGCCGAAGCGCTGCTGCGGGCGCGCGGCAGCGCCGCCTGAACTCAGTCCTCGCCGCCCGATCCGGAGGATCCACCTTCCTGGCAATGGCCGCGCAGCTTGTGCAGCGCGCGGTACATCACCTCGCGCTCCTCGGGCGTCAGCACGCGCAGTGCCGCGGCCTGACGTCGCCGGGCCTGCGGCATCACCTGGTCATGCAGGCGCTGGCCTTCGGGGGTGATGGCGCACAGGATCTTCTTGCGCGGCGTATGGCCCTCGGCCCGCAGCGCCACCAGGCCACGTTCTTCCAGCAGCCGCAGCGTGCGGCTGACCAGGGCCTTGTCCGATG
It encodes:
- the msrA gene encoding peptide-methionine (S)-S-oxide reductase MsrA, with product MTTETIYLAGGCFWCTEAVFDRVRGVTDVQSGYANGQLDHPTYEDICTGQTGHAEVVRVQFDPSVIGLRDLLTVFFGTHDPTTLDRQGNDVGTQYRSGIYTTDDRQAEVARTLISELTQAGAYDAPIVTEVQPLASYWPAEAYHQDYFLHHPNQGYCAFVVGPKVQKFRGAFARWVRE
- a CDS encoding Fur family transcriptional regulator — its product is MRSTRATRAVLALWTRHADALLSEAEVEVALHAQGVKVNRVTVYRLLDRLAQAGLLRRTVDAARVARYGRCTQGATQEAGAAAHFECADCHSAFRLGGEVAEPLRAALSQLRQALEASGLQGRAIDVSVTGLCRDCGDGAGARPA
- a CDS encoding TonB-dependent receptor domain-containing protein encodes the protein MRVTTQQYHQDAKAPGERMKLRPLLQQLLLAGVLGPAMGATALAAEPEGGAAAAARADTQRGSGPVLNEVTVKASGLGLSSEDMSTPATVLESDVLTLRQAATLGETLDGEPGIHASHFGAGASRPIIRGMDGPRVQILSDGSELHDASTISPDHAVASEPMLATQIEVLRGPSALIYGGGGAMGGVVNILDDKIPTAIPTNGITGSAQLRGSTGAGETAGAFSLTGGAGQLAIHAEGMARDAGDYRVGSGWAPNGQSQGKVAGSFNRTDTGSLGLSWIGTQGYLGLAYTRQTARYGLPGHNHSFEGCHTHGDHLHCGGHDHGHDEDGHDHGDEHDHDHASVPVVDLVSERWDLRGEWRNPTAGIAALRVRGGWTDYRHDEIEDGQVSTTFKNRAHDLRVEAEHQPIAGWRGVIGLQTVQRRFSAEGEEAYVQPTETRRNSIYLLEEYRWQDWRWQAALRHERQTVDAERSAISRSHNGTSFSLGSVWKFTPGYSLSASLTQGSRLPTAEELYANGLHMATSTYERGNADLKRERSQALDIGLRKSSGDTTFSVNAFHHRVKGYIYGATLDEVDGLQLLQYTQADARFTGVEGQVRQKLSRQWGVTLFGDAVRARLEDGSRLPRIPAARVGVRVDTFWKGWDAQAEWVQVLRQNRTAAFETQTDGYGMLNLSASYTLRTAGGMPWQIFIKGQNLTNRLAFAHTSFIKNAAPLMGRNITVGVKVSF
- a CDS encoding tyrosine-type recombinase/integrase; translation: MPASTAPSPAATLLAPDGPALFRQWLACEGSKGWNALDTAPDSGYETVWRAWLRSLQDSGARAPGEHPATAGPAPCGTGAPVHAWQQATAVDVQNFLRPRQGQVSHHLPGRRISEVTRRRYWRLLERIYDHALEHGWVMANPAAGLSAPERPPAEDGQGHCLPAPLWQALPRHFPVADGFQSARDRAILLLLYALALAPEEVRGLHWRDVQGTAPPTGLPTTLHIDGARAAQQRVLELPEAVALALRDWHGFSAGQRGPEAIRPDAPVFYSREGQPLSVRVLFHVASQLLQRAHAAQHASSQKAPLHRVGPQVLRNTAIVQWLRDGRSESEVVRLIGVESARALRHLRHYL
- a CDS encoding AEC family transporter, translated to MNSPVFASLIPVILCIGAGFLAARLGWVRSAAIKDLSNLVFLVLTPALLFRTMGAVRVQELNFQPVALYFLATGLIFVVSMGLAGFSTRSAARGLANMFSNTVMIGVPLVGLVHGEAGLVTLFTLVSLHALILLTAATVVFELAEARENQRAGRSAPRPLWRTVLQAVRNGIVHPVPLPILAGLLFAQTGLVLPGVVDRSLQVLGQALGPMALLLVGVTLAYTKVGRNLREAVGIALVKNLVHPLLLLALAWAFGLNGLPVAVMFTAAALPVGANVFLFTQRYGVMQEEVSASIAVSTALALVTVPLMLVLAQRLLG
- the pdxH gene encoding pyridoxamine 5'-phosphate oxidase — encoded protein: MSSLSTSIADLRKSYERAELSESASQADPLQQFDQWLQEALRAQVPEPNAMTLATVGGDLRPSTRIVLIKGYDERGLVWYTNYDSRKGQQLAGNPFAALQFHWVELERVVRIEGRVEKVSDEESDAYFNSRPLDSRIGAWASPQSQVISGRSVLVANAAKYGAQFLLNPPRPPHWGGFRLVPDRWEFWQGRKSRLHDRLCYQFEGGAWLRQRLAP
- a CDS encoding nucleotidyltransferase family protein, producing the protein MRTVLDDLSCVLILASGRGERFRASGGTMHKLAAPLGASTVLEHTLAAVRASGLPWHLEDAGHPGMGDSLAAAVRATAGASGWLVLPGDLPLVQPQTLRKVADALRNGAQAAQPVHAGERGHPVGFGAACGPALMALSGQQGGSPVLKALREAGAVVLVQVDDAGVLADIDTLQDLARAEALLRARGSAA
- a CDS encoding MarR family winged helix-turn-helix transcriptional regulator, which gives rise to MTSATPSSSPTSGNGPWTDLDESGSTLTVDLFLTTLMSQVGNALRRTITVPYADAAELTVSEWRLLALIAHAGELPFSALVVQSTSDKALVSRTLRLLEERGLVALRAEGHTPRKKILCAITPEGQRLHDQVMPQARRRQAAALRVLTPEEREVMYRALHKLRGHCQEGGSSGSGGED